CGGCTCGATCTCCCCCGCAAAGACGATGACCTGGTCGATGAGGCTCCGCCGCAGATGGACGACGTCCGTTCCCGCCAGGCGGGGGCCTCCGTCCGGCGTGGTGAAGACCCACTGGTACCGGGCCCACTCGTCAGGCATGTCCACCGCTGAGCAGCGCACCATCGTGCCGGTCCCCGCCGGGTGGCGCCGGATGTCCAGCACGAACTGCTCGACCGCGGCGATTCCTTCGCTGCGACCCAACGGCCCCCAGAAGACCACGTCTGAGGTCAGGGCCTGGGAGAGCAGGGCAGTCACATAGCTGTCGTCCGAGGCGTTGAACGCGGAGATGAACGTGTCGATCGCGGAGCGTGCCGTCTCTTCCTGCATGCCCCAGTAATACCAGCCGTTGCGCGTGCGCTTGTTCCGCGAGCCGCCTTCCGATCACGGTGGACCATCCCGGTCACAGCACTGGTCGTGGTTCGCCCGGCTTCGCACTGCGTCAGATCTTGATCACGTGGACGCCAGGGCCGCACAGCATGAGGAGGTCCTCGGGGTCCGACGTCAGGACGGTCACGGGGGAGGGCGAGGTAAGTGCGGTGGCGGCCACGATCGCGTCGAGGGCGTACTTGTGGCCGTGCAGGCCGGCCGCGGCGAGGAGCTTGCTTGCGTGGCGGGCGATGGCTTCGGTGGGCGGGATGATGTTCACGCAGGAGACGGCGTAGTCGAAGCGGGCCTGCTTGGTTCTGGGGTCACGGGCTTCGACGAGAGTGACGGAGCTGGTGACGACGCGGATGTCTTCGGACTCGGAGGCGGCCAGCCACTCGGTGAGTTCGGGCGCGCGCTGTACGAGTTTGGACAGGCCCTCGCAGTCCAGGACGAGTGTGCCGCTCACGCGGCGTCCGCAGAGTCGGCTGCATCGCCGCGCAGGATGGCTCGCTTGGCCTCGACGGCAGCTTGGTCGACGGGTCCGTGTTCGGCTTCCGCGTCTTCGATGAGTTCGCGCAGCCGGTCGCGTTCCAGTTGGCGCTGGATGAGGGTTTCGACGTAGGCGGACATGCCTCGCTTGCCGGTACGTGCCTTGAGGGCCGCGATGGTGCCCTCGTGGAGGGAGACAGATACCGGGCGGACGGGGCCTTCGCCGGGAGTCGGGGAGGTAGCCATGCGGCGAGTTTAACAAAATTCTTGTTATTTGGTGAGAGGGGTCGACCGGGGGATGGGGTACGGCGGCTCGGGCGGCCGGGGTGTCACCCGATCGCCGCAGCTCGGGGGGCGGTTTCGGCGGGGGTCGATTCAACTGGTGGCAGTTCTGTCCGACCGCACATCCCCCAGGGAGCCGCGTGAGCCGCACAGCGCCGACGCCGCAGGCGAGCACCGCACCAGCCCGGAACGCGCGGCTCTTCTTCGCCGGGATTCTGCTCCTGTTGATCGGTGCGTTCAACGTCATCGAGGGCCTGGCCGCGCTTTTCAAGGAGGCCGTCTTCGTCGATGCGGGATCCGGAATCCTGATCTTCAATTTCACCTCCTGGGGCTGGATCCACTTGATCATCGGAGCCCTGCAGATTCTGATCAGCCTGGGCCTGATGGCAGGGCGCAGCTGGGCCACGAAGGCGGCGGTCGCCGTGGTCGCGTTGAACGTGCTGGGGCAGCTGCTGTTCTTCACGGTCTATCCCTTGTGGTCCACGCTCATCATCGCCCTGGACGTCTTCGTCCTCTGGTGTCTGATCGTCCACGGCCTCGAATCGGCCGCACGCGAGGCACGTTGAACCAACGCGTGACACAGTCGTGCCAGGGCCCGTCAGCCACGGCAACGGCCCCCGCCGCTTGGCGAGGGCCGGTTCGTACGGGGGCTGTTGCGTGGCTCAGACGGCGAAATCCCCGCTCTTGGCGGCGGTCACGAACGACGACCAGGCGGCCGACTCGAAGATGAGCGCGGGGCCGCCCGGGTTCTTGCTGTCACGTACGGGCACGACGGCGGGAAAGCCGTCGGCCACCTCGATGCACTCGCCGCCGTCTGTGTTGCTGTAGCTGGACTTGCGCCAGGCGGCGGCGCTCAGGAAGTCGTCGGAGACCTCGATGCACGCGCCGCCGTCCGTGTTGCTGTAGCTGCTCTTGCGCCACGTGACGTTGCTCAGGTCGATGGCTCGCACGGTACTTCCTCCAACATCTGCATGATGAACTTCCGTGACTGGACCGGGGACATCGCCTGGTCACGCACCGCATCATATCTGCGCTGCACTCGCTCGACCCTGGCTGTTTCCTCGATCAGTTCACCGCGTACGTCGTTCTCCGTGTAGGCCACCGTACGCCCGTCCGACAGCCGCAGGAACCACACTTCGGTGTTCATCAGGCCGTGCGGACCGGCGCTGAACGGCAGTACATGCAGGGTGATGTTGGGGCGGTCCGAGGCCTCGGACAGATACTCCAGCTGCTCCCGCCACGCCTGGGAGTCGCGCAACTGGGTGCGCAGCACCGCCTCGGAGAGGATGACGCGGAACGGTGGTGCGTCGTCCCCCTCCAGCAGCTTTCGTCGCCCTATGCGCGCTTCGACCTGTTGGCTCAGCTCTTCGCCCCTGGTGCCGCCCGCCGCGAGCGCCTCGCGCGCGTACTTGCTTGTCTGGAGCAGGCCCGGTGGCGCGCTCACGGAGTACTGCCACAGGCTCACCGCCTCGGCCTCCAAGGTCATGTACCGGCGGTACTGCTCCCGGAACTGGATCGGGTCGCCGACCGCGAGTTCCCACAACGTGAGCAGCAGGCCGGGCGTCCCGTAGTGCTGGTCCAGCGCCTGCACGACCTCCGGGCCGCCGAGGGTCTCCCCGCTCTCCATCTTGCCGAACAACGACCAGTCCCAGCCGAGCACCTCGCCGAGCTTGCGCAGGCTGTGGCCGTTCTGCGAGCGGAGTAACCGCAGCTCCTCGACGAACCGTTGACGTGGTTGCTGGCTCCGACCCGTGACCACCCGTCTCGGCGGCATGACGTACTCCTCCGTGGAAGGTGTGGAACTACCGCCGCACGGCCGGGAAGTAGAGCGTGCCGGTGGTGTCCGTTCCCCGTTCCGGGTCCATTCTCGTAATGCCCGGAACACGCACAGTAATCCAAGCCCCCACATCTCACACCGGTGTTGGGCGAAACGGAGCCGAACTCATGACGACGCAGCGGCGAGCGGTCAGGAAGATCAACGAAGCCGAGGAGGCCCGCGACGTGCTCGGTGCGGCGCTCCGGCGGGCGGGCATCCAGCTCCCCGCGCTGGACGTCCGCCCCGTGTCGCGCACCGAAGGCTCCGAGTACGCCCTGGTGACCCTCGGTGAGTGCTCCGCGCCCGTGGCCTGTGCGCTGGCGGCGGTCATCGAGAAGGGAGCGGCGCGGTGACCCGGCGCGTGTTCCGCTACGTACCGTTCACCATCGAGCAGGACGCGACGGCGGAGCCGGAGTACGAGGCCCGCTGTGTGTCCGGCGACGAAACCGAGTGTGGCGCGCGCTCCGGCACGTACAGCCATCCGGCGCCGGTCGAGGAGTGGCAGCGTCGGCACACCCAGGAGACCCGACACCGGCGCTACCACCGCGACTTCCGCGATTACGCGGTCATGCGGCCGACGGCGGAGACAGGTGAGCCGACCGAGCCGGTGCGGGCGGGCGGGGGCACGGTGTGAACTTCGCTCCGGCCGTCGAACGCCCGTGGCGCGACGCGTGGCCGCTGGTCGCTCGGACGGATGACGGCAACGCGTGGGTGACGGGGGCCTGTTGGCTGTACTGCCGCCGCGAGGGCGTGCGCGTGCTGTGGATAGGTTCCGTGCACACCCCGGGCGCGACGGGCGACCTGTACGCGTGCGGCTCGTGCGTCGCGGAACTCGACCACATGGTGCGCACCCAGTCGCACGCCAGGGACGCACCCGCCGGGACGCAGACCAGGCAGAAGGCCAGGGCCAGGAACAAGAACGAGGCGTGCGAACACCGGCAGACCGAGAACCGCGACGGCAAGACCCACTGCCGCGTCTGTGAGCAACAGCTCTATCTGTGAAAGCCCGGCCGGACACGGCTGACAGGACCGCCCCCACACATTCCTGGCCAGGTGAACGTCACCCGGGCCGCGGACCGACTGACGGCTACGGGGTCTGCCGGCCAACTTTCCCGAAGAAATTCTGCAAAAATACTTTTGGAAAGGCTCTGGGGGATCTAGCCTCCTGCCATGGTCAGCGAAGAACAGAGACGCGTACTCGATCCTGAGCGGGACGCGGCAGCCCTGAAGGCCCTTACGCACCCTCTGCGTATCCGGCTGCTCGGGATGCTGCGGCAGGACGGCCCGGCCACCGCGAGCGAACTCGCGGTCAGGACCGGGGAGTCGTCCGCTTCGACCAGTTATCACCTGCGGGTCCTGGCGAAGTACGCGTTCATCGCCGAGGCCGAGCACCGTGACGGGCGGGAGCGCCGCTGGCAGGCGGTGCACGCCGTGACGTCCTGGAACAACACGGCAATGGAGGCCGCGCCGGGAAGCCGCGCCTGGGTCGGCCTGTCGCGCAGGGCCCAGATCGAGCACCTGGAGGCATCCCTGGTCCGGCACGAGGCCGACATCACCGCAGGGCGGCTGGGCCAGGAGTGGGTGGAGCCGTCCGGGATCAGCGACCTGATGCCGCGTCTGACCCCCGAGTCGCTTTCCGAACTCTGGGAGGTGATCGACCGGAAGCTGGAGGAGCTGACCACCCGCGACGCAGAGGATCCGCGCGCGGCGCAGGTCGTGTTCCTCACCGCCGGGCTGCCCCTGGCACCGCGCGACCCCGGCGCGGAGCCGGACACGTCCGCCCCTGCGGAGACGGATGCCGAGAGCGCCTCATGACCAGGGCGCTGGACATACCCACCGCACGCCGCCGCTACGTCACGGTCTGCGTGCTCTTCTGGCTGCCTGTGGGACTGACCATCGCCCCCTTGATCCTGCTGTTCACCGAGCGCGGCA
This sequence is a window from Streptomyces sp. NBC_01217. Protein-coding genes within it:
- a CDS encoding DUF7848 domain-containing protein, whose protein sequence is MTRRVFRYVPFTIEQDATAEPEYEARCVSGDETECGARSGTYSHPAPVEEWQRRHTQETRHRRYHRDFRDYAVMRPTAETGEPTEPVRAGGGTV
- a CDS encoding DUF7144 family membrane protein — encoded protein: MSRTAPTPQASTAPARNARLFFAGILLLLIGAFNVIEGLAALFKEAVFVDAGSGILIFNFTSWGWIHLIIGALQILISLGLMAGRSWATKAAVAVVALNVLGQLLFFTVYPLWSTLIIALDVFVLWCLIVHGLESAAREAR
- a CDS encoding DUF397 domain-containing protein, giving the protein MRAIDLSNVTWRKSSYSNTDGGACIEVSDDFLSAAAWRKSSYSNTDGGECIEVADGFPAVVPVRDSKNPGGPALIFESAAWSSFVTAAKSGDFAV
- a CDS encoding helix-turn-helix domain-containing protein, which gives rise to MPPRRVVTGRSQQPRQRFVEELRLLRSQNGHSLRKLGEVLGWDWSLFGKMESGETLGGPEVVQALDQHYGTPGLLLTLWELAVGDPIQFREQYRRYMTLEAEAVSLWQYSVSAPPGLLQTSKYAREALAAGGTRGEELSQQVEARIGRRKLLEGDDAPPFRVILSEAVLRTQLRDSQAWREQLEYLSEASDRPNITLHVLPFSAGPHGLMNTEVWFLRLSDGRTVAYTENDVRGELIEETARVERVQRRYDAVRDQAMSPVQSRKFIMQMLEEVPCEPST
- a CDS encoding nuclear transport factor 2 family protein; this translates as MQEETARSAIDTFISAFNASDDSYVTALLSQALTSDVVFWGPLGRSEGIAAVEQFVLDIRRHPAGTGTMVRCSAVDMPDEWARYQWVFTTPDGGPRLAGTDVVHLRRSLIDQVIVFAGEIEPSAS
- a CDS encoding ArsR/SmtB family transcription factor: MVSEEQRRVLDPERDAAALKALTHPLRIRLLGMLRQDGPATASELAVRTGESSASTSYHLRVLAKYAFIAEAEHRDGRERRWQAVHAVTSWNNTAMEAAPGSRAWVGLSRRAQIEHLEASLVRHEADITAGRLGQEWVEPSGISDLMPRLTPESLSELWEVIDRKLEELTTRDAEDPRAAQVVFLTAGLPLAPRDPGAEPDTSAPAETDAESAS
- a CDS encoding type II toxin-antitoxin system VapC family toxin, with the protein product MSGTLVLDCEGLSKLVQRAPELTEWLAASESEDIRVVTSSVTLVEARDPRTKQARFDYAVSCVNIIPPTEAIARHASKLLAAAGLHGHKYALDAIVAATALTSPSPVTVLTSDPEDLLMLCGPGVHVIKI